The region ATCAATTCAATAAATTTGTGCAGGCTATTGCGGTTAATGTGGGGTACTAGCTGCGCGGGAATCGTGACAAAAGATCTTTTGGTAATTAAATCAACTGTATCAAGGGTTATTTTTCGAATGTAATTCAGAGCGAGAGTTTTAGGGATAAATGAGATAACAGTATCAATGATTTTGGCTTGCTTCTTTCCTGTCTTGACAACATGCTCCAGAGCTATCCAAAAATTCAAGAACTGATGTTCAATAGTTGCTCCTTCCAATCCAAGTCTAAAGTACCGTAGCGCCCCTTTTAGCTTGTCTTTGGAAGAATGGCTAACATGGGGCGAATTTAATACCCTTAAGAGCTGGTTTTCGTATATGGGTAATTTCATTATGTTGTCTGCCAGGTAGCCACCCAGAGTAGGATTAGTCTGGTATAGTCTACCTTGATTGTCGTACATGACTAGACATTGTTTATCAACATCAATCCTGATGGGCTTTTGCACAACAAACCGGATTAGGTCTAGGACAGTGCCAAATCTTGCATTTCCAGCTATGGCGGCTGAGTAGGGATCGAGAGCTTCAATGTCGGACTGAAAAAATAACCTACCTGAATTTATATACTGTTTAACATATAAGTCAGTTGTTGGAAAATCTACTTGATTGATAATTCTTAGATTTAGCTCCGGAGGAAAGTCTATATTATCAGTATGGAGTTTTAAGTAAATCGTATATGTCGATTTCCGTGGCCTAACCGTTTGAACAAAATTCTTAAACTTTTCTTCAAATGGTTTTTCCTGCGGTTCGATGATTGTGTCTCTGACGGCTTTCTGAAGAAATGCTCTGGCATAACCAGAATTAATCAGCTCTGTGACTAATGTTGCGGTGTACCAGTCTATATTATCGAGGTCATTGCTAGCAATTGCGGTTTTAAGCCCAGTTATGAGCTTATCAAGATAGCTGGTTTCTAAACTCTTTAGGATACCGGAAATAAAAGATTGTAAATTGTATTGTGCAGAGTTTTGGATAGCGTTGATAACGTCCGTTAAGACACTATAAAATGGATAGCTTGGCAGGACTCTGTCAGTCTTGATGAGTTTTGCCGCCTCTTCGCAAATCAACTTTATATTTCTTGAGTCCCATTTGTCCTTTTCAACATAGTCTATTGCTTCGCATAATTCTTGTAATATTGATTTAGAGTTCATGGCTCGAAAACGGTGTGAATCAATCGTAAATTTGTGAACTAATTCCAGCCAGCGAAAAACAAAGAATTGTTGACCTTTACTGTTTAGGCCCTTTTTATTTAGCACTTTAATCGAGATTTTCATAGAAAACCTCCAGTATTAATGTTTGCTAATGGATAACCAAAAGGTATAATATTAACTAGAAAATGTAATAGTAATAAATGATATAGGTAGGAAACTAGATTATGGGCAATGAGTACTTTGTACCACCCGTAATCGATGTTTCCTTTTATTTTTGGTCTGTTTTATCATAATTCCATAAATTCCTACAAATTCCTGCAGCATGGGAAAACATTCCTTTTCCACCAACAAGGTACACTTCTTTAGTAAGACCGCTGTACCGGCATTGAAACGGTGTGTCGTAGGGAGAAGATTTCTTGATATAATAGACCTATCCTATATAGAAGAGAAAGGATGATCAATTTGCGTCACAATCCGGTCGTAACCATTGAAATGGAAAACGGGAATGAGATCAAAGTAGAGCTGTATCCCGAGGTGGCTCCTAACACGGTCCATAATTTCATTTCCCTGGTCAAAAAAGGATTTTATGACGGCGTGATTTTTCACCGGGTGATTCCCGGCTTTGTCATTCAGGGCGGCGATCCGACCGGTACCGGCATGGGCGGTCCCGGATATGCCATTAAAGGGGAGTTTACCGCTAACGGTTTTAAGAACCATTTAAAACACGAACGCGGGGTTATTTCCATGGCCAGAACCATGAACCCCGATTCTGCCGGTTCCCAGTTTTTCATAATGGTAGAGAATGCGCCGCATTTGGACGGCCAATATGCAGCTTTTGGGAAGGTGATTGCCGGCCTGGAGGAAGTGGACCGGATTGTAGCGGTGCCAAGGGACTGGCAGGATAAACCCCTTGAAGAACAGCGGATGAAAAGAGTCACGGTGGAAACCTATGGGGTAGAGTATCCGGAGCCGATTACCGTTTAATAGTTTTTGTCAAAATACGGCAAGATACTTTTTATAATTTGCCTCCTTCCCCTGCGATCCCCTAGCATGGTTTAGCTCCAAATGGACACGCTAGGAACACAAGCTAATATCTTTTGATGGGGGTCATCGAATTGGAAGGCATTGTAAAATGGTTTGACGCGGATAAGGGTTATGGTTTTATTCAAAGCGAGGGTGGCGACGTTTTTGTGCATTATTCCGCCATCCAAGGGGAAGGATTTAAGACACTGCACGAGGGACAGAAGGTGGAGTTCGACATCGTGCAGGGCACCCGGGGGCCGCAGGCCGCCAATGTTAACGTGCTCAGTTAAGAATGAGGAAGCCTTGAGAGGGCATTTTCCGGACCCGGAAGATGCCCTCGTTACATGTTGGACAAAATCGTTATTTTTTTATTCTAAGAATTCAGCCTTTATGTTATTATGGTGATAGTAATGATTGCTGTTTTAGGGGTTTGGCTATGTTAATGGACAAGCTGACCGGAATCATCAGACAAAAGACTAGAAACCTGCGGGGCTTTTTGATTTACGGCGCCGTCGTCGGCACGGTGATAATGCTGGTACTGGTTTATCTCGGGGTATCCGTCGGCTTCCAATGGTATGCCACTAAGCAAGCTTCGGAACGGGTGAAAGAGACTGCGGGAATTACGGCGAATGCCCTGCTCCAGTTGATGGAGCAAGGCTGGCGCCGGGAGGAATTAAGAACCTTCCTTTTAGCAAGCAGTGCGGCCTATCAGGAACAGCATGTTACGGTCACCTATTACTCTAAGGAAGACATTGACAACGACGCTTTTCACCCCGCGGTGCCCAAAGAACAGTTGCGCCGGGATGGCGTGGAACTGATTGAAAGAGAGCAAGTGAGTTTTATCTACCCGCAAGTTGCTGCTGAGGGCTGTGTCCGCTGTCATGGCGATCAAGACCCGGGTGACATCGTCGGGCTCCTGGTGGTGACGGAAGACCTGAGGCCGGTGCTGGAAGTGGTCCGGCGGGATACGATTCTCTACTTGCTTTTCCTGTTCCCGTTTCCCATCCTAGGTGCTGTAGTCATTTCTCGTTTCCTCACCGGGAAAATTGATCATTCACTTAAAGAATTGCAGGCGAGAATTCAAAAGGTCAACCGGACCGATGATTTAAGGATATTGGAAATAAATAACATTGATTTAGCTTTTGATGAAATCAACGTGGTCTATGAAGAACTGAGAGCGTTGGCGGCTAAGCTCAGGAACATTGCCGTGGATAAAGACATTTTGGAGTTTGAAGTAAGGCTTTTGGAAAAGTTCATTATCACCTCGGAAGTGGTCAAGGATTGGAAGGAACATGTAAATAAGTTGATCACGGAGATCAACCAGATTGTCGATGTGCCGGTCATCTTTTCCCTGTTTAAAGTAGATACGGAGGATTTTATCCTGGAAATATTCTGGCTGTCCACCCCGTCGCCAGAGACCAGGGGGCTGGTAGAGGATGTAATTAGGAGCCAGATTAAGAATTCCGAGGTCTTTAACTCCCAACCGCCCGCCGGGGTGCATATTTATCACAATGTGGCGCAGGAACAGGAGCAGTTGGACGAGCTGGATGAAGAAAGCTTCCGTTTTCAAACCAAATCCTTGTTCTTGGATACGCCGCAAATCGGGGGAATTGTGGGGATCGGCGTCAGTTCCAGGCTGGAACCGGGCAGTACCAGAATGCTGGTCATTGAGGGTGTGCTGACGACCCTCCTCAACGTCATTGGTTCGGTGAAAGCCGTTTACAAGTATACCAAGGAGCTGGAGTACTTTGCCACCAGGGATCCCCTGACCAACCTGTATACCCAAAGGGTTTTTTGGGAGCTGCTGGAATACGAGATTGGCCGTGCCACCCGCCGTGGTTATAGATTTGCGGTCATGGTGGTGGACCTGGATGATTTCAAACTGGTGAACGATATTCACGGTCATTTGGCCGGGGATAAATTCCTCCAGGAAGCTTCCCACCGGATTAGGGAATGCTTGCGCAAAGACGATATCCTGGCCAGATACGGGGGTGACGAATACGCCATCATCCTGCCCTATGCGGACCAGGAACAGGCATTTCTTGTGGCCCAGCGGATTAACAGCGTGCTGCAGGAATTCTCCCTGCCCCTGGAAACCGGGCACAAGGCCAAGGCTACGGCATCCATCGGTATTGCCGTTTTCCCCGACCATGCCCAGAAGGCGAAGGATTTGTTCTTGATTGCCGACAACATGATGTACAAAGCTAAAGCTTTAGGAAAAGATCAAATCGGCCTGCCCAGCCACGAAGACGTGCTCAGCATTTTCAAGACTATTGAAGACAAACATACTTTAATTCTCCAGGCGTTGGAAGAAAACAAGGTAAACCCGCACTTCCAGCCGATCAAACATATTGCCACGGGACAAGTGGAAGCCAATGAAGTGTTGATGCGCATCGACTTGCCGGGCCATATCATGACGGCCGGGGATTTCATCGAAACGGCGGAAAGCATGGGCATCATCAGCAAATTAGACTTCCTGCTGATTGATAAAGCCCTGGCCCGGGCTCGCCAGCAGAATTACAAGGGATACTTGTTCTTTAACTTGTCTCCGAAAGCTTTGATTGTCAGTGATTTCCTGCTGGGGATTAGAGGTTTGGTTCACAAATACGGCATCGATCCCCATAAAATAGTTTTTGAAATTACGGAGCGGGACACCGTCAAGAACATGACGATGCTCAGCCGCTTTGTGAATGAACTCAAGCGGGAAGGATTTAAGTTCGCCATCGATGATTTCGGTTCCGGTTTTTCCTCTTTCCAGTATATCAAGAGGCTGCCCATTGACTTTGTAAAGATCGAAGGAGAGTTTATCCGCAACTTGAGCGCTGACGCCGGCATGGACCGGGCTATCGTAATGAGTATTGTCACCTTGGCCAGGGAACTGGGCATTACCACCGTGGCCGAGTTCGTGGAGGATGCCCAGGTGTACCAATTTGTTCAGGAGTTAGGCATCGATTATGCCCAGGGTTTTTACATCGGCCGGCCGTCACCGCAGTTATTTCCTGCGGAACCCGATGCATGGATGTTGGGCCGTGAGGCACACTAAGAGCAGCAAAAGCCTTGCAAAGGAGTTGGTGTAGGTGGCGAAAGAAGTATTCAAAGCCACGGTCAACTGGGATAAACAGGGTGTGGCCTGCACGGCTGAGGCCAGGGGGTTACAGGTGAAAATGGATGAGCCGGAAGCCCTGGGAGGAACTAACACCGGCATGAACCCGGTGGAGCTGCTGTTATCCGCCCTGGGCGGTTGTGTGACCATCAGCCTCTTGACCTTCGCACCCAAATTCGATGTGAAGATTCAGGATTGCCGGGTGGAGTTGGAAGGAGACCTGGATCCCGACGGGTTCCTGGGCAAGAATCCCGCCGCCCGGGTAGGTGTTTCCCATGTTCGTTTCACCATTCACCTTAAAACCGATGCCCCCCGGGAGAAGGTACAGCAGCTGTACGACTACTTTGAAAAGCATTGCCCGGTGGCGGATACACTGAAGGGAGTACCGATTTCCGGAGTCTATAAAATAGATGCTTAGCCGGCGAAGAAAGGAGAGCATTCCTTTGAAGTGGAAATGCTCTCTTTTGTTTGGATCAGGGCGCCGGTGCAGCACCACCTGCGGGCCGGGGCGATATGATGATAATAGTATTTGCCAAGTGATGAACGGTAGTGGTAGGATAGATTAAGAAAGCAGCAGGTGACAAGCAGCATGCAATTGCAGTTTGCCAATTTGATCATTCTGGCTGTACTGGCTGTAGCAGTACTGGGTCACAACCATACGGTAGCCTTGGCCGCCGCTTTGGTGCTGGTGATTAACCTGGCCGGCCTGGGGCAGGTTGTGTTACCCTTCCTCGAAGCCCGGGGTTTGGAAATCGGTATCGTCATTTTGACCGCGGCGATATTGGCGCCCCTGGCTGCCGGGAAAATCGACAGCCAGCAGGTTATATCCACCCTAACCAACGTGCGCACGGTGCTGGCCGTCGGTGTCGGGGTGCTGGTGGCATTCTTGGGTGGTAAGGGCGTCGATTTATTAACCATAGAACCCCAGCTCATTACCGGGGTGGTCTTCGGTACCATTCTCGGCGTGGCCTTCTTCAAAGGAGTACCGGTGGGCCCATTGATTTGCTCCGGCATCCTGTATTACATTTTTAAGCTGTTTAAGATCTAACATAATGAACCTGTTCCGGCTTCTGCCGGCCTTTCCCGGACGGGGAACAGTGCTCGTGGCCCCGGGAAAGGGAAAAAGGACCCCTCCGGTTTCTCTCCACGAACCCGGGGAGCGGTTTCCCACGGGAAATTCCCGGTCCCACGGGGGTCCTGAGGAGCATTGACCAGGTATGGAGCCGGGAAGAATGTCACCCGTCCATTTTACTTGCGACTAATGTGCCCGGCAACAAGGGGTATTTTGCATAGAAAGCCCTAAAAAAGTGAGCCCGGCGGCTAATGGTACAGCTGCCGGGCTTTTTGAATCTTGCGCTCGATATCCGCAATTTTTTCCTTGTGTCCCCCATGGATATTGGTTTTCTGCAGGAGTTTCTGCAGAGCCCTTCCCTGCCTGATATACAATTCCGCCGTGTTCAGCTTCATGTTTTCCTTCCCCCTTTACTGCCTATTATTCCCAGCATAGAAACGTTTAAACCCGGTTTAGTCTATGCATTCCCGCTCCTCAAAATGCTAAGAAGGGGTACTTGTTAACACTTTTTTCCATTAGTTTACCTGGTCTGGGGTGGAAAAGCCGGGCATAGGTATAAAAAACGGAATATTTTGGCATAATCTCAAATGAATTTTCTGAAAAAAGAGGTGTTAACAAGTGTCCGCTTTCATAAAGCGAAAAAAGGCTGTCCGGTTGCTCAGCCTGTGCTCAACATGGGTGCTGCTGGTGCTGGTGATGGCCGCCGTGCTGAGCGGTTTGGCCGGTTCCCTGAAAACCGTTGATATCATCGACGGGGAAGAAAGGAAAAGGATTACCACCCTGGCCTTTACCGTGAACGGGGCCCTGCGCCAGGCAAATATTGCCTATGAACCATATGACCTGGTGACACCCAGCCCGGATCGTCCCTTGCAGCCTGGGATGACCATTGAGGTCACCAGAGCGGAAGACGTGACCGTCATGGCCGACGGGAAGACCTGGACCGTGAAGGTCGCCAAGCCGGAACCTCATAAGGTGCTGCAGAGGGCAGGAGTGCGGCTGGGTACGGGGGACTGGGTTGATGTGGGCTACCGGGATGACGGTTCCAAATATATTAAGGTGACCAGGATTACCGAAGAATTTATTGAAGAAAGGGTGGAAGTGCCTTATGATACTTTCCGGCAGCCCAGCAACCAGCTGGCGGCCGGGCAGCGGCGCGTGCTCCAGCCCGGGCAAAAGGGACTCCTGGTGAACAAGATTAAAGTCGTCAAAGCTGACGGCAGGGAAATCTCCCGGGAAGTGGTGAGCAGCCGTATCCTGGCGGAGCCCAAGACCATGGTGGTGGCCTACGGTATTGGCGGGACACCGGTAACGGCAGCCCGGCACCTGCCCGGAAAAGTAAAAAAAGTCATGACCATGGAGGCCACGGCTTATACCCATACGGGTAACCCCACCGCGACGGGTATTTATCCTTACCGGGGCATCGTAGCGGTAGACCCGAAGGTCATTCCCCTGGGCAGTAAGCTTTATGTGGAAGGCTACGGCTACTGTGAGGCCCAGGACACGGGCGGCGCCATCAAGGGCGACCGGATTGACATATTCTTGGATACCAAGGAAGAATGCTTCCAGTGGGGCAGGCGCCTGGTGCAGGTATATGTGTTAGAATAACTGACAAAAAATAACAAAATATCCCAAAGGGATTCTGTGCCGGGCGGCGAATTAAGAGTCATGCTGACCAACTGCAAAAGAACGACCGCGATAAGCGGCGGAAATGGGAGGTACAGCATGGAAAGCGGGATAAGCAAAGGATCCCAGGAGGGTGATTGTAGCCTTCGATGGAAGAACTTCCTTTGGATGGCTGCCATTCTCCTGGTAGTCAGTTTTGCCATTACCGGCTATGCTTGGGCTAGGAAAGAAGTGCAGTTGGTTGATAACGGCAAGAGCAAAACAGTGACAACTTTCGCCCAAACCGTCGGTCAATTGCTGGCCGATGAAGGCGTAACCCTCGGTGCTGACGACCGGGTGGAACCCTCTTTGGATACAACACTGAAGAAGGGGTTGGAAATCGTCATTACCCGGGCCTTTCCTGTCACGGTGCGGGTGGATAATCAGGTTTTAGAAGTAAACACCATACCTGTCCCGGTCCGGGAGGTGCTCCGCAAGGCTAAAGTCGATCTCCGGCCGGAAGATCAGGTGACACCCGGCCTGGAAGAGCAAGTCCAACCCGGTACCGAGGTTATTGTCACCAGGATTACCACGGAAGAAATCCTGGTAGAGGAAGAGATTCCCTATCATGTAGTGCGGGAGAAAGATCCTACTTTGGAGCGGGGCCAAACTAAGGTGGTCCAAAAAGGGCAAAAGGGTGTGATGCAAAGCATCTACCGCATTACGTATGCGAACGGGGAAGAAATCAATAAAGAGTTGGTCAGCAAAACCATGGTGAAAGCACCTGTGGATGAAAAAGTCCTCATTGGTGATCTGCAGGTCATTTCCCGGGGAGGTGTGGAATACCGTTTCCGCGAGGCGAAGATCGTCGAGGCGACCGCTTATTCCCACACGGGCCAGCGCACCAAGGCGGGCACCTGGCCGCAAAGAGGTACCATCGCCGTGGATCCTAAGGTGATCCCATTAGGCTCCAGGCTCTACGTGGAAGGCTACGGTCCCGGTGTGGCGGAAGATGTGGGCAGTGCCATTAAAGGCAACAAGATCGATGTCTTTGTCGACACGGAAAAGGAAGCCCGGCAATGGGGGCGGCGCAAGGTTAAATTGTATATCCTGCAGTGATCAAGACCGGTTAACCGGTCTTTTTTTAAATTTTTTACAGGAGCGCTTTGTAGCCTGTGGATAATTAGGTTATAATTTAAAAAGGTGTATGATGACATGTGCCGGAGTATCCTGGAGAGAGTTCAATGAAGAATGGGCTAACAACGGAATCCAAACAGCTTTTGCATAAATACGGGCTTCGTCCGAAGAAAAGATTTGGGCAGAATTTCTTAATCGACGAGAGAATTATTGAGGCCATTCTCAAGGCAGCGGAGGTTAGCCCCGATGATACGGTGGTGGAAATCGGCCCGGGGCTCGGCAGCCTAACGGAACACCTGGTGCAGCGGGCCGGTCAGGTGCTGGCCGTTGAAATCGACACCCGGCTGATCCCGCTTTTGCAAGAGAAATTTAGTGCTTTTCCCGGCTTTAAATTGCTGGCCCGGGATATATTAAAAGTAGACCTGGACCAGGCGGTGCAGGAGACATTTGCCCGGGTCAAATATCCTTACAAAATTGTGGCTAACCTGCCTTACTATATCACCACGCCGATTATTATGAAGCTGCTGGAGGAAAGGTACAGCATCGGCACCATGGTGCTGATGGTGCAAAAAGAAGTGGGCGAACGCATGCAGGCCCGGCCGGGCACCAGAGCCTATGGCGCCCTGTCGGTAGCGGTGCAGTATTACACGGAGCCGTCCCTGGTCTGTAAAGTACCCCCCGGTGCCTTCCGGCCGGTGCCGGAAGTGTCCTCCGTGGTGATGAAGCTTGCCGTGCGGCAGGTGCCGGTGGTGACGCCCCAGGATGAACGACTTTTTTTCCAAGTGGTCAGGGCCGCTTTCGCCCAGCGGCGTAAGACCCTACTCAATGCCTTGAGCGGTTTCTTTACTAACCTTTCCAAGGGGGAATTGACACACCTTCTCAAAGAGGCAGGCATTGAACCAACGGTCAGGGGAGAGGAATTAGGCTTAGCTGAATTTGCGCAGATTGCCGATGTCTTAGCAAGAGCTGCCATGGAAAGCAGGTGAAGGACATGCAAACCTTTGTTAGCCCAAGTCGCGGTCCTTTGGATTTTGAAGGCATGTACCAAGACATCCTGGCCTTTGTCGGGGCTCGTCCTTTCGGCGCTTTTAAGCTCATCGTCGGCACGGATTCCCAGGTAAGGGACGAGACCTGTTTTGTCACTGCCATTGTGATCCACCATATCGGTAAAGGGGCGCGCTATTATTATACGAAAAGCTTTCACCGCCGGATGGACAGTTTGCGGCAGCGGATTTTTTACGAAGCTTCCATGAGCCTGGACATTGCCGGTCGACTGGCCGCCCGCCTTTCCGAAGATGGGCTGGAAGGTCTGGATGCGGAGATTCATCTCGATGTGGGACCTAACGGGGAGACCAAGGAGTTAATCCGGGAGATTGTGGGCATGGTTACCGGCAACGGCTTTGAAGCCGTGATCAAGCCGGATTCCACCGGTGCGTCCAAGGTGGCGGATAAGTATACAAAATAAAGAGGAAACAGGCGGTATAATCTCCTTTGCCGGTGGCAATACTGGTAGCAAAAGTCTTACCAGGGGGAGAGAGAATGTCGCGAGACAAGGTGTTGCGGAATATCAACCAGAGAATAGAAATGTATAACTTGTTCCTGCGGGTGGCGCAGAAGATCCGGGAGGAGAAGAGAAATAAGTAACGAGGCCGTGGGCCTTTTTTTGTGTGCCAAAATTGAAAAAAGGCCTTGCGGCCTTTTTTATATGGCAAAAACGTGATTGCCAATGCGTTTGATAATGGGCCTGGTCCAAATCCAGCGGCTGGTTGCTTTCGCCGGATTCCAGTAATACAGTGCACCCCCGGTGGGATCGCGGCCTGCCAGGGCTTCTTCCACCGCTCGCCAGGCAGTGGCGTCAGGTTCTAAATAGAACTGGCCGTCCTGCACGGCGGTAAAAGCCCCCGGCTGGAACAACACACCTTGAATGGTGTCCGGAAAGTCAGGGTTTTCCAAGCGGTTGAGAATCACCGCCGCTACTGCTACTTGTCCTTCAAAACTTTCTCCCCTGGCTTCCCCGTAGACCATTTGGGCCATGTACCGTTTATCCTGCTCCGAAACGGTGTAGCGACTGCGGCCGGATACCAAACTGCGGGAGGCAGTATCGGGGACGGGAATGATCAATACCTGTCCTGGATAGATGACAGTACTCTTCAACCCATTGTAATTGATTATGTCTTGTTGCTTAACGTTGAAACGTTGACTGATGAAAAAGATGCTGTCTCCCCGCTGTACCGTGTACCTGGTGGTAGCAGCTTCAGCACCGGCAGGCTTGAGGGCAATCAAGCACACCAGTACCGTACCCAGAAGGAGCATCTTTTTTAGATTAAACAGACAAGACCCCTCCTCCCTCTCTGTTTATTTTGGCCCATTATCTCTAAATTATTATAAAGGAGCTTGGCAAAGATTGCATTGGTAGATGGATGGGAAGACAGGCAGGAACTGGACAACCGGTGTTTAAACAAAGGAATTCAAGAAGTCATGCAGGAGTGCCCAGTTTCTTTCCGGGTGATAGCCCAGCATCTCCACCCCGTGATAGACCCGGGAACGGGGTTTTCCTTCCAGGATGGAAATCGCTTCGAGGCAATCCCCGATGATGGTCTCGGCGGTTAATTCCCAGTGCCGCACGTTGCCCGGCTTGGACCGCAGTTCCTGGTGGGGGAGCCCGGCGGCCACCCCGATGGTAAGGCCGGCTTGACGGGCTAAGACCAGGGAAACCGGGGGAATAGCCAGCTCCCGGAAAGGCACGACCTCTAAAAGCCGGCGGGACAGGGCATGGGGCCCGTGGGAAGGAGAGGCAATGCCCAGTTTATCAAAAAGGTTGAGCTTGCGATTTAATTTGGCGCGAAAAAAGGTGGTAAGCTGGGAAAAGGAAGCCCGGTGGCGATAGGGAATCACCGGATAACAGTTAACCAAAGCCATATCCCAACCCTGGTCAATCCGTTCCATGAGCTTTAGCAGCACTTCCGTAAACTTTCCCATCATGTCGCCATCGACAAACAGCACCCCTTGGGAATTGTATTTATAAGCGATTCTGGCCCCGACAGCCCGCGGTACATCCACCCCCAGTTTCTGTTCGAAGACATGCAGGTCCAGGCGCGGGTCCCGAAAGCGCCTGGCTTCCTCTACCGTCCGGTCCCGGCACCCGTTGGCAATGACGATGAAGTGATCCACAGGTAAAACGGAGAGATTTTCCAGTACTTGGCCGATGCGTCCTTCTTCATTGTAGGCGGGGATCACGATTGACCACATGATGTTCCTCCACACTGGTAATGATGCTTCTCAATATAGATTATGGAGAGTGTATCTTAAAGGACCCTACCTCACCTTTGGTTGTGGCGGCTCATAACATATAGCAAACGAAGGGCTGAGGGGGGAAATTAGTTGTCCCAATTGAAACCGGGTGACGTAGTGGTACGCAAATCCTACGGCGGCGATATTTTTTTCAAAGTGCGAGAATTGCGCAAGAACCCCAATGGCACTGAAGAAGCCGTCTTAACCGGGTTAGATGTCCGTCTGGTGGTTGACGCCCCCGTGAGCGATTTGGAGAAGAAGGATGCAGCCTCCATTTTGCAGTATCGCCATCACTGTATTCAAATGCAGACCCAGTCTTTACGAAATATACTGGCACGCCGGGAAATGGAGAGAAAGAAGAAAGAACTGCGCAACGGGGAGGATGCCGGCGGCGATTTTTTTGAAGTGCCCGGTAGGGTGCTGCACCTGGACGGAGATGAAGATTACCTGGAAAAGTGCCTGCACACGTATAAACAATTGGGGGTCCCTGCTTTCGGATTCGCCGTTCCCGAAAAGGACCAGCCGAAAAGGGTGATGGAACTGGTCAGGGAGTACAATCCCGACATTTTGGTTCTGACCGGCCATGACGCCTTGAAAAAGGGTACCAGGGACTTTAGCGATTTAGATAATTACAAGCACTCCCGCT is a window of Clostridia bacterium DNA encoding:
- a CDS encoding glycosyltransferase; amino-acid sequence: MWSIVIPAYNEEGRIGQVLENLSVLPVDHFIVIANGCRDRTVEEARRFRDPRLDLHVFEQKLGVDVPRAVGARIAYKYNSQGVLFVDGDMMGKFTEVLLKLMERIDQGWDMALVNCYPVIPYRHRASFSQLTTFFRAKLNRKLNLFDKLGIASPSHGPHALSRRLLEVVPFRELAIPPVSLVLARQAGLTIGVAAGLPHQELRSKPGNVRHWELTAETIIGDCLEAISILEGKPRSRVYHGVEMLGYHPERNWALLHDFLNSFV
- the yabG gene encoding sporulation peptidase YabG, with amino-acid sequence MSQLKPGDVVVRKSYGGDIFFKVRELRKNPNGTEEAVLTGLDVRLVVDAPVSDLEKKDAASILQYRHHCIQMQTQSLRNILARREMERKKKELRNGEDAGGDFFEVPGRVLHLDGDEDYLEKCLHTYKQLGVPAFGFAVPEKDQPKRVMELVREYNPDILVLTGHDALKKGTRDFSDLDNYKHSRYFIEAVRKVRQVIPSRDDLVIFAGACQSHYEGILCAGANFASSPQRVMIHAYDPVFIVERLAYTSINESISIRDIIETTITGIDGVGGIETRGRFRLGYPKSPY